One stretch of Arthrobacter polaris DNA includes these proteins:
- a CDS encoding YhgE/Pip family protein — translation MTVFRLALSELRRMTGXILPKLTIVAMVMVPLLYGAVYLYANWDPYGNLDQLKAAVVVQDEXAVTQDGKELHVGQEVAATLIKDHKFDWNLVTTXEEANDGVKDGEFAFALIIPKDFSANLASPENFNSATQAMMSVTTNDANNYLLTSIVDKVATQVHASVAQQVGEQTANSLLTGYGTIHAQLAKAADGAQQLANGAATLDTGIGTLQSGTTELLTGADALAAGQQKLVTGTQDLQAGSDALNTGLGQLESQTSTLPADTQTLSDGAAAVSAGNATLNTKVQGAIGSAEKLDGAVTTAMNDKLEQLVSDSTLTKAQAAQISASLTSAATSPAITDLQAQLKADAADIQXLADGSAAVADGAQKLAAATPALTTAIGQAHXWFNRTGHRRRNLSRGQVSARDGAQALAAGATALDSGAGELKSGSAKLSSGAAELSTQLRSGTDSVPDPNAKDKQNAAGVIADPIRIDSVSQAQAANYGSGLAPFFLVLALWIGAFMLVQVMRPLTVRALASNAPSWKIAVGGWLPFAAVATVQALLLYSVVHFGLGLDPSHPWLTLGLLLLASLAFTALIQGIVALMGTPGKFVVLILLVLQLVSSGGTFPWQTTXEPLHIMHQILXMGHVVEGMRHLIYGXDLAPLGPIVLGLLGYTALGLVFAWAAVHKKKTWTLKTLMPEIEA, via the coding sequence ATGACAGTCTTTCGATTAGCCCTGTCTGAACTCCGGCGGATGACCGGGNGAATTTTGCCCAAGCTCACCATCGTCGCCATGGTGATGGTCCCCTTGCTCTATGGCGCCGTGTATCTCTATGCCAACTGGGATCCTTACGGCAACCTCGATCAGCTTAAGGCCGCCGTCGTGGTGCAAGACGAGNGGGCTGTCACCCAGGATGGGAAAGAACTTCATGTGGGCCAGGAGGTCGCAGCAACCCTGATCAAGGACCACAAATTCGACTGGAACCTCGTTACCACCNCCGAGGAAGCTAACGATGGGGTGAAGGACGGCGAATTCGCCTTTGCACTGATCATTCCCAAGGATTTTTCCGCGAACCTGGCCTCGCCAGAGAACTTCAACTCAGCCACCCAGGCCATGATGAGCGTGACCACCAATGATGCCAATAACTATCTGCTGACCTCAATTGTGGACAAAGTGGCTACACAGGTCCACGCATCGGTGGCACAACAGGTGGGTGAGCAAACCGCCAACTCTCTCCTGACCGGTTACGGCACCATTCATGCACAGCTGGCGAAGGCCGCCGACGGGGCACAACAGCTCGCCAACGGTGCTGCCACGCTGGATACTGGCATAGGCACCCTGCAATCTGGCACCACAGAGCTCCTCACAGGAGCTGATGCGCTGGCGGCGGGACAACAGAAATTGGTGACCGGTACCCAAGATCTTCAGGCCGGTAGTGACGCCCTGAACACGGGCCTGGGCCAGCTGGAAAGCCAAACATCAACCCTTCCTGCGGATACACAGACCCTCTCCGATGGCGCCGCCGCAGTCTCTGCCGGCAACGCCACCCTCAACACCAAAGTGCAAGGCGCTATTGGCTCTGCCGAAAAACTCGACGGCGCCGTAACAACAGCCATGAATGACAAGCTGGAGCAATTAGTCAGCGACAGCACTCTCACCAAAGCCCAGGCCGCACAGATCAGTGCCTCACTCACCTCGGCGGCCACCAGCCCGGCCATCACTGATCTGCAAGCCCAGCTCAAGGCCGACGCCGCTGATATTCAANAACTGGCAGACGGTTCCGCCGCTGTAGCTGATGGGGCACAGAAACTAGCGGCCGCAACACCAGCGCTCACCACGGCGATTGGGCAAGCGCACNGCTGGTTCAACAGAACTGGCCACCGGCGCAGGAACCTTAGCCGAGGGCAGGTCAGCGCCCGTGATGGTGCGCAAGCGTTGGCGGCCGGTGCCACGGCGTTAGATTCAGGAGCCGGAGAGCTCAAATCCGGTTCTGCAAAGCTCTCCAGCGGCGCAGCTGAATTGTCTACGCAGTTACGCAGCGGTACAGATTCTGTCCCTGATCCCAATGCCAAGGACAAGCAAAACGCTGCCGGTGTCATTGCTGATCCCATTCGCATCGATTCGGTTTCCCAAGCCCAAGCCGCCAACTATGGTTCAGGATTGGCCCCGTTCTTCTTGGTGCTGGCCTTGTGGATTGGTGCGTTCATGCTGGTACAGGTCATGCGGCCTTTGACAGTGCGGGCCCTAGCCTCCAATGCCCCGTCCTGGAAAATTGCGGTGGGTGGCTGGTTGCCGTTTGCCGCCGTCGCCACTGTCCAAGCTCTATTGCTGTATTCAGTGGTGCATTTTGGTCTGGGGCTTGACCCAAGCCATCCCTGGTTGACCTTGGGGTTGCTGCTACTGGCTTCATTGGCGTTCACAGCGCTGATCCAGGGCATTGTGGCGCTCATGGGCACCCCGGGCAAGTTCGTCGTCTTGATCCTGCTGGTACTCCAGTTGGTCTCCTCCGGCGGCACGTTCCCGTGGCAAACCACCNCCGAACCGTTGCATATTATGCACCAGATCCTCNCCATGGGACATGTGGTGGAGGGCATGCGGCACTTGATCTACGGGNCGGACCTGGCGCCGCTGGGACCGATCGTTCTGGGTCTGCTGGGGTACACGGCATTGGGCTTGGTCTTTGCTTGGGCGGCCGTGCACAAGAAGAAGACGTGGACGCTCAAGACGCTCATGCCTGAAATCGAAGCATAG